DNA sequence from the Calditrichota bacterium genome:
CAAGGTAATCAGCTTGCCGCTCAGTTCTCGTGCCTGCTGGCGAGCCTCTGCCGGCAGGGGTGCGCTTGCCGCACTTACGGTGGCCTCCAGCTCTCCCACCGTGAGGGCGCTCAGCAACTGCCGCTCGTCCACCCCCACGAGGCGGCTCAATTGCCCCAGGTAGGCCTTCTGCTTCTTCTCCAAGTTGCTGACCCGATAGGTCGGGTACAGCTGATACAAGGCCCAGCCTAACAGCACCACGAGTAACACAAGCTTGAATAGGTTCTTTCTACGCATCGACAGACTACCTCCTGAGAGGAAATAGCTCAATTTCGCTGCTTGTCACGAAGGTCACGCCGCACCCGGCGGGTGCACCACGAACTGCAAATATAGACCATTCCCACCTAAAAGTCAAACGGAAAAAGGCGAGGCCGGCTCACGTCTTCGGCACCAGCTGGCGCACTGCGTCGATGATTGTACCATCCCGAAACTCGATGAGCGCCACGATGCGCTCGGTGAACGTGGGCTTTTCCGGCTGCCCTGTCATGTCGATCGCCATGCGGTAGAGCTTGTCGATGGGCACGATGGGCAGACTGCTCCGCTTCAAGCGCTGCAGCAGGTCTTTCCGCCGTGGGTTGATGGCAATGCCGCGCTCGGTGACCACCACGTCGATCATCTCGCCTGGCGCAGTAACGGTCACCACCTTGTCCACGATGATCGGCACCCGCCCACGCACCAGCGGCGCGGTGATGATGGTGACCTCTGCGTCGGCGGCGTCTGTGAACCCGCCGATGCCGTGCAGCAACCACCCGTCGGAGTGGGTGTTCACGTTGACGTTGAAATCAAGGTCGATTTCCGTGGCACCCAGCACCGAAACCTTGACCATCTGGGCAAAACAACCCTTGGTGTGGTAGTTGTAGGAGACGAAAGGATTGGTCTCGATGTGCCGCGGGTTGTCGCGCAGGGACTGCACTCCAGCCAAGTCAAAGCTCTGGCCGTCGAGAATGTAGCGGGTGAGGCCCTGGTTGAGCAGGTCCACCATGTACTGCGTCGATCCGCCTCGCACAAAATCGGCGACGACGCCGGCGCGGGCCATGTGCTCGGCCATGAACTGCACGAACGCAAGGGAGACACCTCCGGCCCCAGCCTGAAAAGAGAAGTGCGGCTCGTGCATGATGCCGCTATCCACCACCAGCTGCGCGGCGTACTTGGCGATGAGCAGCCGCGTGGGGCTGCGCGTGATGACCGTGGTGCCGGAAACGATGCGCGCAGGGTCGCCGATGGCATCCACCTGGACGACATAGTCGACGTTGCCGCCCTGGATGCTCCATGGGTAACAGGGGAAGGGCACAAGGTTATCGGTGACCACCACCACCTTGTCGGCATAAAGGGAATCGGCCAAGGCAAAGCCGAGCGGGCCGCAGGCCGATTTGCCATAGACGCCGTTGGCGTTGCCGTGGGCATCGGCAGCCGGTGCGGCAATGAAGGCAACATCGATGTGCAGGTCGCCATCCTGGATGGCGCGATAGCGGCCGCCGTGGGAGCGGAGCACGCACACGCTCTTCATCTTCCCCAACGAGCACGCCCTGCCCACCGGCCCGTTCATTGAGCCCTCCACGCGGCGCACCACGCCCTTTTCGATGTGGCGCACCAACGGCTCGTGGCAGGGGAAGAGCGCAGACGGGGCGACCACCAGGTCTTTGAGGCCTCTGCGCGCCAGCTTGTCCATGACCATGTTCACCACATAGTCGCCATCCCGCAAGTGGTGATGGAAGGAGACCGTCATGCCGTCCTTGATGCCGCAGGCATCGATGGCGTCGTCCAGCGACTTGAGCAGTTTGTTGCGGTAGTCGCTGGCTGCACGAATCAGCGCGCCAGCAGTGCGTCCCCCACCTTTGTCGGCATGAGCCCCTTGGAATGGTCTAAGCTTTCTCCCTTCAATCTCTGTGGGCACTAACCGCCCAACGGCGTTCTCTACCAGGTCCATTGCCAAACCTCGTGGTTCCTCAGTCGATAAGGCCAAGGGCCTTGGCCAATTGCAGCGTACGCTTTGCCCGTGCCACCACGGGCGCATCGATCATCTTTGTGCCGAGACTGGCGACACCCGCACCGCGGCGCTCTGCCTCCTCCAACGCAGCAATCACTTGCTGCGCATGCGCAATCCGCTCCGGAGTCGGCGCAAAGGCGCGATGGATGGGCTCAATCTGCGCTGGGTGGATGACCCCTTTACCTTCAAAGCCCAAGGCGATGGCCTCTTCTGTGCTCTTGACCAAACCGTCGACGTCGGCAACATCGGAGAACACGGTGTCGATGGCCTGCACCCGTGCGGCCTTTGCCGCCAGCACCAGCAGGCTGCGCGCCACAAAGCTCTCCTTGCCCTCAACGGTGCGCTCTGCGCCGATGTCTGCGGTAAAATCCTCCGCTCCGAAGCAAAGGGCGACCACCCGCTGACTGGCAGAGGCGATCTGGTATGCGTTGAGCACGCCTTTGGCGCTTTCGATGAGCGGCATGAGCCAAATCTGATAGCGAAGGCGATGCTCTCTTTCGAGGGCAGCGACTCTCTCCTCGACCTCCAGCACGCTTTCCGCTGCCTCGCACTTGGGGATGAGGATGGTATCAGGTTGGGCCGGTACCACCATCTCTAAGTCGGCTGCGCCAAATTCTGTGGCCAAGGGGTTGATGCGCACGATGCGCTCGGCAGCACCAAAGTCCACCGCCAGCAGGCTGTTGCGCACCAACACGCGGGCGGCCGCCTTGTCTGCGGGCGCTACCGAGTCCTCAAGGTCCAGAATGACGCTGTCCGCCCCAAAGAGTCCTGCGTTGAGCATCAGGTCTGGATTGTTGCCGGGCAGATAGAGGCGCGTGCGCCGTAGGCGATCTTTGGGTACCTGTCTCCGCTTGATCCGCCGCTCCGGCCAGACGCCCAGCCCTTCGACAGGCCAAAGGGCGCGCACCCCCGCCTCCACGCGAGCCTGAATGACGTGGTCTAAGGCGCCCCTGTCGTCTACCGTCAGGGAGGCATGACGCACGCCCAAAGCCTCGAGGGTAGAGAGAATGGTGGCACGGATTTGTTGGCCAAAGGTGCCCGCCACCGAGCTGACCAGGTCGAGCCGGATGCCACCGCGTGTCCGTCGCTCGATGGTCAGCAGCAGGTCGCTCTTGTCACTCCTTCCGACTTGGATCTTCTCTGCCATATGTTGTCCTCAACACCACAGAGCCTCAACGATTCCGTTCACAACAAGCTGGTGACCAACTCCGCCTTGGGGGCTGGAATCACCACCTTGCGCATGAGCAAGCCCTTGCGCTGTACCACTGCCGCGCCTGCCTCCACTGCCGCCCTGGCTGCCGCCACCTCTCCCGTGAGGGTCACGAACGACTTGCCGCCAAGTCCCACGGCCAGACGCACCTCGATGAGGGTCACCTTGGCTGCCTTGGCCGCGGCATCGGCCGCTTGAATGCTGGAAGCAACCGAAAAGGTCTCGATGATACCCAGCGCCTCGACTTGTTCAACTGCGGAGGTCGCGTTGATTGCCGGGAATACGCTCTGGTGGACGCGCGGCAGGACCATTTCGTCGACGACCGTTTCGCCACCTCTGGTCACGCCGGCGTTCACGCTGCTCTGCACGGCGGCGACATCGCCACGCACCAGGCAGATATACTTGCCAGGGCAGACCGTCTTGGCCACCACCAGCTCCACCTCGCTCACCTTGAGCATGGCGTCGGCTGCCTCGATGCCCACGGCGATGCTGTTGAACTCCACCAGACCTATGCAGTCACGCGCCGCTTGCGTCATCATCCCTCTGCCACTTCGGTTCACGATGCTTCGATGCAGACCATTTCCTCATCCACTTCTGCCACACGGCCAGAGATGGAGGCGTGCACCCGGGCGCTCACCTCGTCTGGGTGGCAATCGCCGATGAGTTGCCCAACAACTACCTGCTGGCCGCGCGTTACCACCGGTCGTGCTGGGGCCCCTGCGTGTTGCTTGAGGCGGATGCGCACCCGTTGCGGGGCCACGGCATCTTCCCAGTAGCGCGCCGGACGGGCATAGGGCGTGAGCTGGAACCGCCCCATCAAACGCGAGGTGGGAATGCGTCGACTGCCCAGGGGCACGCGCGCCTTGGTCTCGCGTGGCGCGGGCGCCTGCACCCCTCCACTGCGCAGAGCACGCTTCAACTCCCTGTTCACCAGGCGCGGCGACAACCCC
Encoded proteins:
- the citF gene encoding citrate lyase subunit alpha; this encodes MDLVENAVGRLVPTEIEGRKLRPFQGAHADKGGGRTAGALIRAASDYRNKLLKSLDDAIDACGIKDGMTVSFHHHLRDGDYVVNMVMDKLARRGLKDLVVAPSALFPCHEPLVRHIEKGVVRRVEGSMNGPVGRACSLGKMKSVCVLRSHGGRYRAIQDGDLHIDVAFIAAPAADAHGNANGVYGKSACGPLGFALADSLYADKVVVVTDNLVPFPCYPWSIQGGNVDYVVQVDAIGDPARIVSGTTVITRSPTRLLIAKYAAQLVVDSGIMHEPHFSFQAGAGGVSLAFVQFMAEHMARAGVVADFVRGGSTQYMVDLLNQGLTRYILDGQSFDLAGVQSLRDNPRHIETNPFVSYNYHTKGCFAQMVKVSVLGATEIDLDFNVNVNTHSDGWLLHGIGGFTDAADAEVTIITAPLVRGRVPIIVDKVVTVTAPGEMIDVVVTERGIAINPRRKDLLQRLKRSSLPIVPIDKLYRMAIDMTGQPEKPTFTERIVALIEFRDGTIIDAVRQLVPKT
- the citD gene encoding citrate lyase acyl carrier protein; this encodes MAEKIQVGRSDKSDLLLTIERRTRGGIRLDLVSSVAGTFGQQIRATILSTLEALGVRHASLTVDDRGALDHVIQARVEAGVRALWPVEGLGVWPERRIKRRQVPKDRLRRTRLYLPGNNPDLMLNAGLFGADSVILDLEDSVAPADKAAARVLVRNSLLAVDFGAAERIVRINPLATEFGAADLEMVVPAQPDTILIPKCEAAESVLEVEERVAALEREHRLRYQIWLMPLIESAKGVLNAYQIASASQRVVALCFGAEDFTADIGAERTVEGKESFVARSLLVLAAKAARVQAIDTVFSDVADVDGLVKSTEEAIALGFEGKGVIHPAQIEPIHRAFAPTPERIAHAQQVIAALEEAERRGAGVASLGTKMIDAPVVARAKRTLQLAKALGLID
- a CDS encoding BMC domain-containing protein, translating into MTQAARDCIGLVEFNSIAVGIEAADAMLKVSEVELVVAKTVCPGKYICLVRGDVAAVQSSVNAGVTRGGETVVDEMVLPRVHQSVFPAINATSAVEQVEALGIIETFSVASSIQAADAAAKAAKVTLIEVRLAVGLGGKSFVTLTGEVAAARAAVEAGAAVVQRKGLLMRKVVIPAPKAELVTSLL